A part of Melittangium boletus DSM 14713 genomic DNA contains:
- a CDS encoding WD40 repeat domain-containing protein, which translates to MSRRAWWAVGALALAACRHAGPVLAPDLSERLASTAGGYLAGDAVGLEDGDVLDRRDFVWTLDFSPDASRVAYSHLDGRDYVLSLWRVGPPPLRVKEQALNVSEFDVEALAFSPDGSLLASAGWDGTVRLFDAVTGEPRASLRTEEPLTAVAFHPSGHALVVGGVRGLVTVLRVADLGFSFEVRPHADRVSALAFAPDGTLYSGSWDKHLRVFDTREEVQRPTQARVRFSRNSGHAVVSGLLNGKAALGFALDSRTPAIVLGSKGAEAAGIDTAFLKETVSLPTALGSTLARLARGQSLRFKGLVLEGVDVAVCDACLPPDVSGVLGAPFSERVDVAFDEGTTEAVLSLKDPLPEGTDGGERGWVLAPRADFPFAAHVNDVTVDAAGRRLGVAFSEAPAERTRAVYEREKKGVVEPEAAGNAAALVDAASGQVLQKWTGHRGVVASAGISPDGHALVSGGWDKRLLLWREGLPAPVDTREFGWSVRRVRFAPDGRWVGVAAWTPQKAVGNQESEPSAALFSVSYDAPQLQRRQ; encoded by the coding sequence GTGAGCCGTCGTGCGTGGTGGGCCGTGGGGGCCCTGGCCCTGGCGGCCTGCCGCCACGCGGGGCCCGTGCTCGCGCCGGACCTGAGCGAGCGTCTGGCGTCCACGGCGGGCGGCTATCTCGCCGGAGACGCGGTGGGGCTCGAGGACGGGGACGTGCTCGATCGCCGCGACTTCGTGTGGACCCTGGACTTCTCCCCGGATGCCTCGCGCGTGGCCTACTCGCACCTGGACGGGCGCGACTACGTGCTGTCCCTGTGGCGGGTGGGGCCTCCGCCCCTGCGCGTGAAGGAGCAGGCGCTCAACGTGTCCGAGTTCGACGTGGAGGCGCTGGCCTTCTCGCCGGACGGCTCGCTCCTGGCGAGCGCCGGGTGGGATGGGACGGTGCGCCTCTTCGACGCGGTCACCGGGGAGCCCCGGGCGAGCCTGCGCACCGAGGAGCCCCTGACGGCGGTGGCCTTCCACCCCTCGGGCCACGCGCTCGTGGTGGGCGGTGTCCGGGGGCTCGTCACGGTGCTGCGCGTGGCGGACCTGGGCTTTTCCTTCGAGGTCCGGCCCCACGCGGACCGGGTGAGCGCGCTCGCCTTCGCGCCGGACGGTACGTTGTACTCGGGGAGCTGGGACAAGCACCTGCGCGTGTTCGACACGCGCGAGGAGGTACAGCGCCCCACCCAGGCTCGCGTCCGGTTCTCCCGGAACTCGGGCCATGCGGTGGTGAGTGGCCTCCTCAATGGCAAGGCGGCGCTCGGCTTCGCCCTGGATTCGCGCACCCCCGCCATCGTGCTCGGCTCGAAGGGAGCGGAGGCGGCGGGCATCGACACGGCCTTCCTGAAGGAGACGGTGTCCCTGCCCACGGCGCTTGGCTCCACCCTGGCGCGGCTCGCCCGGGGCCAGAGCCTGCGCTTCAAGGGATTGGTGCTCGAGGGCGTGGACGTGGCGGTGTGCGACGCGTGCCTGCCCCCGGACGTGAGCGGGGTGCTGGGGGCGCCGTTCTCCGAGCGCGTGGACGTGGCCTTCGACGAGGGGACGACCGAGGCGGTGCTCTCGCTCAAGGACCCCTTGCCCGAGGGGACGGATGGGGGCGAGCGGGGCTGGGTGCTCGCGCCGCGCGCGGACTTCCCCTTCGCCGCGCACGTCAATGACGTCACCGTGGACGCGGCGGGGCGTCGGCTGGGCGTGGCCTTCTCCGAGGCCCCGGCCGAGCGCACCCGCGCCGTCTACGAGCGAGAGAAGAAGGGCGTCGTCGAGCCGGAGGCCGCTGGGAACGCCGCGGCGCTGGTGGACGCGGCCTCTGGCCAGGTGCTCCAGAAGTGGACGGGTCACCGGGGCGTGGTGGCCTCCGCGGGCATCTCCCCGGACGGGCACGCGCTCGTGAGTGGGGGGTGGGACAAGCGGCTGCTTCTCTGGCGCGAGGGCCTGCCAGCTCCGGTGGACACGCGCGAGTTCGGCTGGTCCGTGCGCCGGGTGCGCTTCGCTCCGGACGGACGGTGGGTGGGTGTGGCCGCGTGGACGCCCCAGAAGGCCGTGGGCAATCAGGAGAGTGAGCCGTCCGCGGCCCTCTTCTCCGTGAGCTACGACGCCCCCCAGCTCCAGCGGCGTCAGTAG
- a CDS encoding penicillin-binding protein activator: protein MDARLSPCRALLLALTLLMTACKTPTTSGPGANETSGGATRAPVKVRQDSEADAALARAVQQAEVTPPKQAAESLLAVRKAYPETTAGQDALYRAGVLFYDSRDYANARKSFNELLFENPLYPQANDAKRRLGRAALEVGAYRDAYQTLSSLAERAEGAERAQLLEDAARAAEKAGLFGPSLQMAVDMAGQARTPEEQQAAVARVQQLVEGRAGFVDVARVAEGLSPANPAWPVLTFKLARIYYHLREWPRLEETLNRFLAEAPSHPFAPQARELLARATRRVDVQPRTVGLLLPMTGKYKAVGEAVLRGVKLALSGSDVELVVKDTQGDVNLTGQGMEQLAFDESAIAVLGPIVADEARRAALVAEELQLPLLTLTRQEDITGIGPYVFRNMLTNSAQARAIADYAMKQKGFKSFAMLYPNLPYGVELANDFWDQVVRNGGQVRGAETYAHDQTTFTSEAKKLVGRYYLEDRSDYVAGVREVQEQTSGQDAFRKRKAMEKMKGGVEPIIDFEAIFIPDEWRRVSLVAPALAVEDIVTNACDARDLERIRKTTGKKTLKTVMLLGTNAWSSGKGASGLPELVERGGKFVTCSVYVDGFFVDSQRPATRRFVQAYRQAYSGDPSLLEAYGYDSALMVRQLLDSKQAPRSRSEFREALANLKDFDGATGKTSFDEQREARKSLFLLSVSNKGVTEVTQDETAALGDM, encoded by the coding sequence ATGGATGCCCGCCTCTCTCCGTGCCGCGCGCTGTTGCTGGCGCTGACGCTGTTGATGACCGCCTGCAAGACGCCCACGACCTCGGGCCCTGGCGCCAACGAGACCTCGGGGGGCGCCACGCGGGCTCCCGTCAAGGTCCGCCAGGACTCCGAGGCGGACGCGGCGCTCGCGAGAGCCGTGCAGCAGGCGGAGGTGACGCCGCCCAAGCAGGCCGCGGAAAGCCTCCTCGCCGTGCGCAAGGCCTACCCCGAGACGACCGCGGGTCAGGACGCCCTCTACCGGGCGGGGGTCCTCTTCTACGACTCGCGGGACTACGCCAACGCGCGCAAGTCCTTCAACGAGCTGCTCTTCGAGAATCCGCTGTACCCCCAGGCCAACGACGCCAAGCGCCGTCTGGGCCGGGCCGCCCTGGAGGTGGGGGCGTACCGCGACGCCTACCAGACGCTCTCCAGCCTCGCCGAGCGGGCCGAGGGCGCCGAGCGCGCCCAGTTGCTCGAGGACGCCGCTCGGGCCGCGGAGAAGGCGGGCCTCTTCGGCCCCTCGCTGCAGATGGCCGTGGACATGGCGGGCCAGGCGCGCACGCCGGAGGAGCAGCAGGCGGCGGTGGCGCGGGTGCAGCAACTGGTGGAGGGGCGCGCGGGCTTCGTGGACGTGGCCCGGGTGGCCGAGGGGCTGTCCCCCGCCAATCCCGCCTGGCCGGTGCTCACCTTCAAGCTGGCGCGCATCTACTACCACCTGCGGGAGTGGCCGCGGCTGGAGGAGACGCTCAACCGCTTCCTCGCCGAGGCCCCCTCGCACCCCTTCGCGCCCCAGGCGCGGGAGCTGCTGGCGCGGGCCACCCGGCGCGTGGACGTGCAGCCGCGCACCGTGGGCCTGCTCCTGCCGATGACGGGCAAGTACAAGGCCGTGGGCGAGGCGGTGCTGCGTGGCGTGAAGCTGGCCCTGTCCGGCAGTGACGTGGAGCTCGTCGTCAAGGACACCCAGGGGGATGTGAACCTCACGGGCCAGGGCATGGAGCAGCTCGCGTTCGATGAGAGCGCCATCGCGGTGCTCGGTCCCATCGTCGCGGACGAGGCCCGGCGCGCGGCGCTGGTGGCCGAGGAGCTCCAGCTTCCGCTGCTCACGCTCACGCGCCAGGAGGACATCACCGGGATTGGCCCGTACGTCTTCCGCAACATGCTGACGAACTCGGCGCAGGCGCGGGCCATCGCCGACTACGCGATGAAGCAGAAGGGGTTCAAGAGCTTCGCCATGCTCTACCCGAACCTGCCCTACGGCGTGGAGCTGGCCAACGACTTCTGGGACCAGGTGGTGCGCAACGGCGGCCAGGTGCGGGGCGCCGAGACGTACGCGCACGACCAGACGACCTTCACCTCCGAGGCCAAGAAGCTGGTGGGCCGCTACTACCTGGAGGACCGGAGCGACTACGTCGCCGGCGTGCGCGAGGTGCAGGAGCAGACGAGTGGCCAGGACGCGTTCCGCAAGCGCAAGGCCATGGAGAAGATGAAGGGTGGGGTGGAGCCCATCATCGACTTCGAGGCCATCTTCATCCCGGACGAGTGGCGGCGGGTGAGTCTGGTGGCTCCGGCGTTGGCGGTGGAGGACATCGTCACCAACGCGTGCGACGCGCGCGACCTGGAGCGCATCCGCAAGACGACGGGCAAGAAGACGCTCAAGACGGTGATGCTGCTGGGCACCAACGCGTGGAGCAGCGGCAAGGGGGCCAGTGGCCTGCCGGAGCTCGTCGAGCGCGGGGGCAAGTTCGTCACCTGCTCGGTGTACGTGGACGGCTTCTTCGTGGACTCGCAGCGCCCGGCCACGCGCCGCTTCGTGCAGGCCTACCGTCAGGCGTACTCCGGGGATCCGAGCCTGCTGGAGGCCTACGGTTATGACTCGGCGCTCATGGTGCGCCAGTTGCTCGATTCGAAGCAGGCGCCGCGCAGCCGCTCGGAGTTCCGCGAGGCCCTGGCCAACCTCAAGGACTTCGATGGCGCCACGGGCAAGACGTCCTTCGATGAGCAGCGCGAGGCACGCAAGTCCCTGTTCCTCCTGTCCGTGAGCAACAAGGGCGTCACCGAGGTGACGCAGGACGAGACGGCGGCCCTGGGGGACATGTGA